In Opitutaceae bacterium TAV5, one genomic interval encodes:
- a CDS encoding Alginate lyase produces MTLRHALLFIAALTAFLPLQAAKPSPGPVLINLDYDDLIAIREDLRSHPDTSPARHACARLLAEADAVLPKKAPSVLDKQLVAPSGDKHDFFAIGNYSWPNPETSDGLPYIRRDGQRNPEARGPKYDKGAWDANARDITTLCLAWFYSGNEKYAAKATTLLRTWFTDPSTRMNPNLNYAASQPGVHDGHYIGIIEGVALSKLIDYVQLLTLSESWTSADNTSLQSWFREFRIWLLESPFGKREREMGNNHGIWYATQVATCSIYIGETSDLAPVYERARRHIAKQIASDGSLPAELKRTRSLMYTRYTLQAFIALARCGELTGHDIWHYKTPEGRGVESAFNFAAPYLSGAKEWTWPRMGDKPDYPTSTEILRWPAKVYRTPALLGAIRMIDPVAGQNKPLDGSLPDPANRMLWLLGKNPSW; encoded by the coding sequence ATGACTCTTCGCCACGCCCTTCTCTTCATTGCCGCCCTGACGGCGTTCCTGCCTTTGCAGGCCGCCAAGCCCTCCCCCGGGCCCGTGCTCATCAATCTCGACTACGACGACCTCATTGCGATCCGCGAGGATCTCCGTTCCCATCCCGACACCAGTCCCGCGCGCCATGCTTGCGCCAGACTCCTTGCAGAAGCCGACGCCGTTCTCCCGAAAAAAGCACCCAGCGTCCTTGATAAACAACTTGTTGCCCCTTCCGGGGACAAACACGACTTCTTCGCCATTGGTAACTACTCCTGGCCCAATCCCGAGACATCCGACGGCCTGCCCTACATTCGCCGTGACGGACAGCGTAATCCCGAAGCCCGCGGCCCCAAATACGATAAGGGCGCCTGGGACGCCAACGCCCGCGACATTACCACCCTTTGTCTCGCCTGGTTCTACAGTGGCAACGAAAAATATGCCGCCAAAGCCACCACCCTCCTGCGCACCTGGTTCACCGATCCGTCCACCCGGATGAATCCGAATCTTAACTACGCCGCCTCGCAACCCGGCGTTCACGACGGACACTACATCGGTATCATTGAAGGCGTCGCCCTCAGCAAGCTCATCGACTACGTCCAGCTCCTCACCCTCTCCGAATCCTGGACCTCCGCCGACAACACCTCTCTCCAGTCCTGGTTTAGGGAATTCAGGATCTGGCTGTTAGAAAGTCCCTTCGGCAAACGGGAGCGGGAGATGGGCAATAACCACGGTATCTGGTATGCTACCCAGGTCGCAACCTGCTCCATCTACATTGGCGAAACCTCCGACCTTGCACCTGTCTATGAACGGGCGCGCCGCCACATCGCCAAACAGATTGCTTCCGACGGATCCCTCCCGGCTGAACTCAAGCGGACACGTTCGCTCATGTATACACGGTACACCCTGCAGGCCTTTATCGCTCTCGCCCGCTGCGGAGAACTCACCGGCCACGACATCTGGCACTACAAAACGCCCGAAGGTCGTGGAGTGGAAAGTGCCTTTAATTTCGCTGCACCCTATCTCTCCGGAGCCAAGGAATGGACATGGCCCCGAATGGGAGACAAACCCGATTACCCGACCTCCACCGAAATCCTGCGCTGGCCAGCCAAAGTTTACCGGACCCCTGCCCTTCTCGGCGCGATCCGCATGATCGATCCTGTCGCAGGGCAAAACAAGCCGCTGGATGGCAGCCTCCCTGATCCCGCAAACCGCATGCTTTGGCTCCTCGGCAAGAATCCCTCCTGGTAG
- a CDS encoding alpha-mannosidase, whose translation MSLNTEWRPRIEAWIKALDQLVYAPVAPLALEAFFTYDQLTADEAMCRAFSPIAPGTRWGAKWQYAWFRGQIPPLPPSPETNEHPVLHAGHPTPQFGGDMFGEWRVFIDGAEIGSRDWAHVYLPVARAFSANRPHSSTPAGGTPAPLQFLAEAFGGPTRAGAGGGPALHGVPTLPEPPPQQRILPDVTAGFWREDIFQLAMDARTLLDLRDQLDPDSLRVAEIDAGLRDFTLIADPELPWPEMRSTLLRARERLAPLLACHNGTTAPTLFCIGHSHLDIVYQWPLKEAERKVARTFANQLGLMEQYPEYRYLQSMPVLYEIAKRLHPRLYARVKDAVRRGQWIPEGAMWTEADTNLPGGESLIRQFLYGRRFFRDEFGVESTFAWLPDTFGFTGSLPQIMAGCGIEHFGSSKLFTVFAEEGDPFPYTTFWWEGIDGTRVFSHFVPSYGIMTNPRSIDTQWKQNPQKDGIRARMAVYGHSDGGGGCERAHLEYLRRLADLEGAPRCRHATPAEFFEYQEKQPDPLPAWTGEIYLPAHRGCYTTQAALKRGNRRCEMMLREAELWSAVAYIFTRRASSPHAWPRAALETAWKKTLFNQFHDILPGSCIERAAQEAREFYDKSLAEATAVANTAMAVLSEWHGLPARSVSQASSPSGPQTVDATPVPRQSALLFNSLAWPRTELVALPPAFPADALPPATPTLRLDGTTWVSATVPACGWTDLATAVTPLADPSVRSDRSPSTSSLILENTLYRLVLDQLGRITSWHDKAMGRELAAAPLNDFRMYRDTPRVCDAWEIESHYARQPVDLTPPAATPATVELLSDGPLATVLRIRRRLHDSDLDQEIRLARNSRRIEFRTRIRWHEKHKLLKVAFPLALTAHEALHEIQFGHLRRPTHRSRKADRDRFEVCQQKWSALAEENRGVALLNDGKHGISAEQNTLALTLLRAPQAPDMHADLGDHEFTYALYAWDGPFVGSGVTQAALELNAPLRFAPDIRPPDVRHSTPDAGCSGVSLFSCDAPNIILETVKLAEDDSGDLVLRLYESARAATRCRLRIDLAATSFHSACETDMLENPLSGRALPLPDAAGLGLDFRPFEIKTLRLRPA comes from the coding sequence ATGTCCCTCAACACCGAATGGCGCCCCCGAATCGAGGCCTGGATCAAGGCCCTCGACCAGCTCGTCTACGCTCCCGTCGCTCCCTTGGCCCTGGAGGCATTTTTCACTTACGACCAGCTCACGGCCGACGAGGCCATGTGCCGCGCCTTCTCGCCCATCGCTCCCGGCACGCGCTGGGGAGCAAAGTGGCAATACGCCTGGTTTCGCGGGCAAATCCCCCCCCTCCCCCCCTCCCCGGAAACCAACGAACACCCCGTCCTCCACGCCGGCCATCCCACCCCGCAATTCGGCGGCGACATGTTCGGCGAGTGGCGCGTCTTTATCGACGGCGCCGAAATCGGCTCCCGCGACTGGGCGCACGTTTACCTGCCTGTGGCGCGGGCTTTTTCCGCCAATCGCCCGCATTCTTCAACCCCGGCGGGCGGGACGCCCGCGCCACTTCAATTCCTCGCCGAGGCTTTCGGTGGCCCCACCCGCGCCGGCGCCGGCGGCGGTCCGGCGCTTCACGGCGTACCCACGCTCCCCGAACCGCCGCCGCAACAGCGTATCCTCCCCGACGTTACCGCCGGCTTCTGGCGCGAGGACATTTTTCAGCTCGCGATGGATGCCCGCACGCTCCTCGATCTCCGCGACCAGCTCGACCCCGATTCGCTCCGCGTCGCCGAAATCGACGCCGGCCTCCGCGACTTCACCCTCATCGCCGACCCCGAGCTTCCCTGGCCGGAAATGCGCTCCACTCTCCTGCGCGCCCGCGAACGCCTCGCTCCGCTCCTGGCCTGCCACAATGGCACCACCGCCCCCACCCTCTTCTGCATCGGCCACAGTCACCTCGACATTGTTTACCAGTGGCCGCTCAAGGAAGCCGAGCGCAAGGTCGCCCGCACCTTCGCCAACCAGCTCGGCCTCATGGAGCAGTATCCGGAATATCGTTACCTCCAGAGCATGCCCGTGCTCTACGAGATCGCGAAGCGCCTGCACCCGCGCCTCTACGCCCGCGTGAAGGACGCCGTGCGCCGCGGGCAGTGGATTCCCGAAGGCGCGATGTGGACCGAAGCCGACACCAACCTCCCCGGCGGTGAATCCCTCATCCGCCAGTTCCTCTACGGACGCCGTTTCTTCCGCGACGAGTTCGGCGTCGAGAGCACCTTTGCCTGGCTCCCCGACACCTTCGGCTTCACCGGTTCGCTGCCGCAGATCATGGCCGGTTGCGGCATCGAGCATTTCGGCTCCTCCAAGCTCTTCACCGTCTTCGCCGAAGAAGGCGATCCCTTCCCTTACACGACCTTCTGGTGGGAAGGCATCGACGGCACCCGCGTTTTCTCGCATTTCGTGCCCAGCTACGGCATCATGACCAACCCGCGGTCGATCGATACCCAATGGAAACAGAACCCGCAAAAGGACGGCATTCGCGCCCGCATGGCGGTCTATGGACACAGCGACGGCGGCGGCGGCTGCGAACGCGCCCATCTCGAGTATCTCCGCCGCCTGGCCGACCTCGAAGGCGCCCCGCGCTGCCGCCATGCCACGCCCGCCGAATTCTTCGAATATCAGGAAAAACAGCCCGACCCTCTCCCCGCCTGGACAGGCGAAATCTATCTGCCCGCCCATCGTGGCTGCTACACCACACAGGCCGCCCTCAAGCGCGGCAACCGTCGCTGCGAAATGATGCTCCGCGAAGCCGAACTCTGGTCAGCCGTCGCGTATATCTTCACCCGCCGGGCCTCCTCTCCTCATGCCTGGCCCCGCGCCGCTCTCGAAACCGCCTGGAAAAAAACGCTCTTCAACCAGTTTCACGACATTCTCCCCGGCTCTTGCATCGAACGCGCCGCGCAGGAAGCCCGCGAGTTCTACGACAAATCCCTCGCCGAGGCCACGGCGGTCGCCAATACCGCCATGGCTGTGCTGAGTGAGTGGCACGGGCTTCCGGCCCGTTCGGTCTCACAGGCTTCCAGCCCGTCTGGTCCACAGACTGTGGACGCGACGCCTGTGCCACGACAATCCGCCCTCCTCTTCAATTCACTTGCCTGGCCCCGCACCGAACTCGTTGCACTGCCGCCCGCATTCCCTGCCGATGCGCTCCCGCCCGCCACACCCACACTCCGGCTGGACGGCACCACCTGGGTCAGCGCCACCGTTCCCGCCTGCGGCTGGACCGACCTTGCCACCGCGGTCACCCCACTCGCCGATCCGTCGGTCCGATCCGACCGATCTCCGTCCACCTCCTCCCTGATCCTCGAAAACACCCTCTACCGCCTCGTTCTCGATCAACTCGGCCGCATCACGAGCTGGCATGACAAGGCTATGGGCCGCGAACTCGCTGCCGCCCCGCTCAACGATTTCCGCATGTACCGCGACACCCCGCGCGTCTGCGATGCCTGGGAGATCGAGTCCCACTACGCCCGGCAACCCGTCGATCTCACTCCCCCCGCCGCTACGCCCGCCACCGTCGAACTCCTCTCCGACGGCCCGCTCGCCACCGTCCTCCGCATTCGCCGCCGCCTGCACGATTCCGACCTCGATCAGGAAATCCGGCTGGCCCGCAACTCGCGCCGCATCGAATTCCGCACCCGCATCCGCTGGCACGAAAAACACAAGCTCCTCAAAGTCGCCTTCCCGCTCGCCCTCACTGCCCACGAGGCTCTCCACGAAATCCAGTTTGGCCACCTTCGACGTCCCACGCATCGCTCCCGCAAGGCCGACCGGGACCGCTTCGAGGTCTGCCAGCAAAAATGGAGCGCCCTCGCCGAGGAAAATCGTGGCGTTGCCCTGCTCAACGACGGCAAACACGGCATCAGCGCCGAGCAAAACACGCTCGCCCTCACGCTCCTGCGCGCCCCGCAGGCGCCCGACATGCACGCCGATCTCGGCGACCACGAATTCACCTACGCTCTCTACGCTTGGGACGGGCCCTTCGTCGGCAGCGGGGTCACGCAGGCCGCCCTCGAACTCAACGCCCCGCTGCGCTTCGCGCCGGACATCCGGCCACCGGATGTTCGACATTCGACGCCGGATGCCGGATGTTCAGGCGTTTCACTCTTCTCCTGCGATGCCCCCAACATCATTCTCGAGACCGTAAAACTCGCCGAGGATGACAGCGGCGACCTTGTCCTGCGCCTCTACGAATCCGCCCGCGCCGCCACACGCTGCCGCCTGCGCATCGACCTCGCCGCCACCTCCTTCCATAGCGCCTGCGAGACCGACATGCTCGAAAACCCGCTCTCCGGCCGCGCCCTGCCCCTGCCCGACGCCGCCGGCCTCGGCCTCGATTTCCGTCCCTTCGAGATCAAGACCCTCCGCCTGCGCCCGGCGTGA
- a CDS encoding branched-chain amino acid ABC transporter permease: MPPALRHPFNALLAALVVALVAARFAGGLDPYFLDVLTGVGINIILAVSLNLVNGYTGQFSLGHAGFMSVGAYLSAAITLFIGDRLLAGGDTGLSAFAATAAGQNLLFLTALLAGGLCAAVAGLIVGGPSLRLRGDYLALVTIGFGEIIRVIFQNTETFGGALGLNGIPDYTNIFWVIAFAALTIFVVVCLTRSTWGAGFRATRDDEIAAAAVGIDTTRYKIIAFVVGAFFAGIAGGLYAHFKMTIVPTGFDFARSIEIVVMVILGGMGNTLGVILAAILLTLLPEFLRPVAEYRMIIYSFLLIVLMIVRPQGLFNLRFGRHRA, encoded by the coding sequence ATGCCGCCCGCCCTCCGCCATCCGTTCAACGCCCTCCTCGCCGCGCTCGTCGTCGCCCTGGTCGCGGCGCGCTTCGCCGGCGGCCTCGACCCGTACTTCCTGGATGTGCTCACCGGCGTCGGCATCAACATCATCCTCGCTGTCTCGCTCAATCTCGTGAACGGCTACACCGGCCAGTTCTCGCTCGGCCACGCCGGCTTCATGTCGGTCGGCGCCTACCTTTCGGCCGCTATCACTCTCTTCATCGGCGACCGCCTCCTCGCCGGCGGCGACACCGGCCTCTCCGCTTTCGCCGCCACCGCGGCCGGGCAAAACCTCCTCTTCCTCACCGCCCTGCTCGCCGGCGGCCTCTGCGCCGCCGTGGCCGGCCTGATCGTCGGCGGACCCTCGCTGCGGCTGCGCGGCGACTACCTCGCGCTGGTCACCATCGGCTTTGGCGAGATCATCCGCGTGATTTTCCAGAACACCGAAACCTTCGGCGGCGCGCTCGGCCTCAACGGCATTCCCGACTACACCAACATCTTCTGGGTGATCGCTTTCGCCGCTCTCACGATTTTTGTCGTCGTCTGCCTCACCCGCTCGACCTGGGGCGCCGGATTCCGCGCCACCCGCGACGACGAGATCGCAGCCGCCGCCGTCGGCATCGACACCACCCGCTACAAAATCATCGCCTTCGTCGTCGGCGCGTTTTTCGCCGGCATCGCCGGCGGCCTCTATGCCCACTTCAAGATGACCATCGTCCCGACCGGTTTCGATTTCGCGCGCAGCATCGAGATCGTCGTCATGGTCATCCTCGGCGGCATGGGCAACACCCTCGGCGTCATCCTCGCCGCCATCCTGCTCACGCTCCTGCCCGAGTTTCTCCGGCCTGTCGCCGAGTATCGCATGATCATCTACTCGTTCCTCCTCATCGTCCTCATGATCGTCCGCCCGCAGGGCCTGTTCAACCTCCGCTTCGGACGACACCGGGCCTGA
- a CDS encoding ethanolamine utilization protein EutJ, whose product MKVGEYNSLTGKEASFGQSTHRAIVLAVEEINAAGGVLGRPLQLVTEDNQSKAGESATAVRKLISRDKVVAVIGEATSGRSLEAAPLAQRARIPMIATAATNPRVTETGNYIFRTCFIDPFQGTIMARFARDTLGFKRVALLTSVSSAYSVGLSRFFHERFTADGGTIAAEQKYSEGDKDFRSQLTAIKASGADAVFVPGYYTEVALAVRQARDLGLAIPFIGGDGWEAPQLLEIGGDALNGCYYSAHFSPQNAAPLVQAFVKNYQARWGGLVPDAFAALGYDAIHLLADAIRRAGTTDGPALRDALAATQDLEGVTGATTFDAQRNPTKAASIITIADGKFRFDRTIAP is encoded by the coding sequence ATCAAGGTCGGCGAATACAATTCCCTCACCGGCAAGGAAGCCAGTTTCGGCCAGTCCACCCATCGCGCCATCGTCCTCGCCGTCGAGGAGATCAACGCCGCCGGCGGCGTCCTCGGTCGCCCCCTCCAGCTCGTCACCGAAGACAACCAGTCCAAGGCCGGCGAATCCGCCACCGCCGTCCGCAAGCTCATCTCGCGCGACAAGGTCGTGGCCGTGATCGGCGAGGCCACCTCGGGCCGCTCGCTCGAGGCCGCCCCGCTCGCCCAGCGGGCGCGCATCCCCATGATCGCCACCGCCGCCACCAACCCGAGAGTCACCGAAACGGGCAACTACATTTTCCGGACCTGCTTCATCGACCCCTTCCAGGGCACCATCATGGCGCGGTTCGCCCGCGACACCCTCGGCTTCAAACGCGTCGCGCTCCTCACCAGCGTCTCCTCCGCCTACAGCGTGGGCCTGTCCAGATTTTTCCACGAACGTTTCACCGCCGACGGCGGCACCATCGCCGCCGAACAGAAATACTCCGAAGGCGACAAGGATTTCCGCTCCCAGCTCACCGCCATCAAGGCCTCGGGCGCCGACGCGGTCTTCGTTCCCGGCTACTACACGGAAGTCGCCCTCGCCGTCCGCCAGGCCCGCGATCTCGGCCTCGCCATCCCCTTCATCGGCGGCGACGGCTGGGAAGCCCCGCAACTGCTCGAAATCGGAGGCGATGCGTTGAATGGCTGCTACTACTCCGCCCATTTTTCCCCGCAAAACGCCGCCCCCCTCGTCCAGGCGTTCGTCAAAAACTACCAGGCCCGCTGGGGCGGCCTCGTCCCCGATGCCTTCGCCGCCCTCGGCTACGACGCGATCCATCTCCTCGCCGACGCCATCAGGCGCGCCGGCACGACCGACGGTCCCGCGCTCCGCGATGCGCTCGCCGCCACGCAAGATCTCGAAGGCGTGACCGGCGCCACCACGTTCGACGCGCAACGCAACCCGACCAAGGCCGCCTCCATCATCACCATCGCGGACGGCAAATTCCGCTTCGACCGGACCATCGCCCCTTGA
- a CDS encoding ABC transporter permease — translation MTEFLQQLLNGLSLGAIYALIALGYTMVYGVLRFINFAHADVFMVGAFIGYNFGGFLPAGTLHGGALVLLAAMAGCAVLGMLIERLAYRPLRNAPTLNVLITAIGVSLFLEYTGQVVFGASPRTFPPVFPATGFRFGPLVVSSNQLLVIAVAGALVIALQLVIFKTKIGMAMRAVSLNPRAAQLAGVNVNAVISFTFALGSALAGAGGVLYAVNYPSIDPLMGLMPGMKAFVCAILGGIGNIPGAALGGIVLGSVETFVGGSEFSTWKDAIAFAVLIALLLFRPSGLLGKPLPEKV, via the coding sequence TTGACCGAATTCCTCCAGCAACTGCTCAACGGTCTCTCGCTCGGCGCGATCTACGCTCTCATCGCGCTCGGCTACACGATGGTCTACGGCGTGCTCCGCTTCATCAACTTCGCTCACGCCGACGTGTTCATGGTGGGAGCCTTCATCGGGTACAACTTCGGCGGATTCCTCCCTGCGGGCACGCTTCACGGCGGCGCCCTCGTCCTCCTCGCCGCAATGGCCGGCTGCGCCGTGCTCGGCATGCTCATCGAGCGCCTCGCCTACCGGCCGCTCCGCAACGCCCCCACGCTCAACGTCCTCATCACCGCCATCGGCGTGTCACTGTTTCTCGAATACACCGGCCAGGTCGTCTTCGGCGCCTCGCCGCGCACCTTCCCGCCGGTGTTCCCCGCCACCGGTTTCCGCTTCGGCCCGCTCGTCGTATCGAGCAACCAGCTCCTCGTCATCGCCGTCGCCGGCGCGCTCGTCATCGCGCTCCAGCTCGTCATCTTCAAAACGAAAATCGGCATGGCGATGCGCGCCGTCTCCCTCAATCCCCGCGCCGCGCAGCTCGCCGGCGTCAACGTCAACGCCGTCATCTCCTTCACCTTCGCGCTCGGCTCCGCTCTCGCCGGCGCCGGCGGCGTCCTCTACGCGGTCAACTATCCCTCGATCGACCCCCTCATGGGCCTGATGCCCGGCATGAAGGCCTTCGTCTGCGCCATCCTCGGCGGCATCGGCAACATCCCCGGCGCCGCCCTCGGAGGCATCGTCCTCGGTTCGGTCGAGACGTTCGTCGGCGGCAGCGAATTTTCCACCTGGAAAGACGCCATCGCGTTCGCCGTCCTCATCGCGCTCCTCCTCTTTCGTCCCTCCGGCCTGCTCGGCAAACCGCTGCCCGAAAAAGTCTGA